The region TAATGACTTTCCGGTACTTTGAGAAATTGGAGCTCGACGTCCAAGCAAGTACTGAAAGTAATATTCGAGAATCCTTGATGGGGAGAGAAATGATCGGCCTAGTCCAAAGAACTATATGGCGCCCTTGGGTTGGAAATGTGTTTTGATTACCTTTAGCAAAATTCTGAAAGGAATGTAATTCGATATTGTCTCCCTTAtagtttttttttgaaaaaggtCTTTTAATCGAAAATTTCCCATGtaattttatttagaaaaaggTCATATTTCACAGACAAAGCTGGAAAAGTAAAAATATGGGGCACATGTGACGGAACTGAATTTTTTTTTATAGACAAGTGGTCCCGAAAATAGGGAATTTTGTACAAAGGaaagcaattcctaaaagaggtgattgcaaAAAGAAAATGGTAATTGTAATGGCAATGAAACATCTCGGGTTTCCACTAAATTCTAACTCTGCTATAGCCTCTATGCCTTTGGTCGTCCTTTGATCTTGCTTTCAGAAGGGGGGGGGGGTGATAGGATTGACTTGCTGATGGACCCACATAATTGATTTGTCGGGGGATGAAGAAGGATTCCTTGCGGGATGCAGCCTCTTGCTCTTgttaaatccctaatttttgcctagaccgctCTTTCTGGTTTTCAGTCTATCGGGATACgcatttttgcataagttgccctttcgggttttcaacatatcagactttctcttttttttaagcatagtattttttggctgcatctgcattcaccggggatggaaaattttcaccatccatagttgcaaggatTAAGACTCCTCCGGAGAAGACCTTTCTTACAACATACGGGCCTTTGTAGTTTGACGTCCATTTTCCCCTTGGGTCAGTATGGATTGGAAGAATCTTCTTCAGTATAAGGTCTCCGACCTTTAGGCTGCGGGGGAAAACCTTTTTGTCATGTGCCCTCTTGATGCGTTTTTAATAGAGTTGGCCGTGGCAGATGGATGCCaagcgcttctcatcaatgaggtttagTTGGTCGAATCGAGCTTGTACCCACTCAGACTCATCAAGCTTAACATCGGTTaaaatccttaaggaaggaatctctacttTGACTGGCAAGACTGcatccatgccatacacaagggagaagggagttgccccagtagaagTGCGTACGGAAGTACGATAGCCGTGTAATGCAAACAGGAGCATTTCGTGTCAATCTTTATAGGTTTCCACGATCTTTTTcatgatcttcttgatatttttgttagctgcctcaacaacgccattcatcttaggcctataaggcaatgagttgtggtggtcgatcttgaaatcttggcatagctctttcatcattttattattgaggttacatccattatcaataatgatcttgttGAGGACCCCATAACGGCAAATGATTTCTTTCCTGAGGGATCGAGtcaccacttgtctggtaacattggcgtacgaggctgcttccacccattttgtgaagtagtcaatggctACAAGGATAAAGTGGTGTCCATTCGAGGCAGTTGGCTCTATGCGTCCGATcacgtcaatgccccacatggcgaaaTGCCAAGGTGATGTTAGGACATTGAAAGGCGTTGGTGACACATGGATCTTgtcagcatagatctggcacttgtggcaGGTTTGGACGTGGCGATGACAGTCAatctccatagtcatccaatagTAGCCGAACCTTAAGATTTTCTTTACCATAGTGTTCCCACTGGCATGcgtaccaaaggatccttcatgaatttccattataatctggtttgcttcttgcttgttcacacatctaagcaaaattgaatcataatttctcttgtataatacccCTTCACTTAAGAAAAATTTGGATGATAGTTTCCGAAGATACTTCTTGTCGGTAATGGACGCATCCGTATGGTACTCTTGGTTCTCTAAGAATTTCatgatgtcatagaaccaaggatGACCGTCAGCTTTGTCTTCTGCTGCCAAATAGTAAGCAGGTTTGTCCAAGTAGTTCAGGTGAAAGGATGATGCTTCGTTCTTCCACTTAACTTTAAACATGGATGCTAAAGTTGCCAAGGCTTTAGCTagctgattctcttctcgagggaTGTGGTGGAATGTAATTTCATCGAAGTATGGGACTAGTTTTAAGTCATGCTCTTTGTAACGAATGAGCTTATGATCTCTAGTATCCCAATCTCCTTTTACttgactgattaccaaggctgaatctctGTAGACTTCCAGGATTTTGATTCTAAGATCGATAGCAGCTTTAATACCAAAGATACAAGCCTTGCattcagccatattgtttgtgcATTCAAAACATAATCTGGCGGTGAAGGGGCGGTGGAAATTAGTTGGAGAAGTGATTACTACCCCAACGCCATTGCCATGAgcattagaagctccatcaaaaaccaaGGTCCATCGGGATCCAGGCTCGGGTCCTTCCTCGGGACCAGGGATGTTGCAATCCATAATCAACATGATATCCTTGTTGGGGAATTCAAAACGCATAGACTGGTAATCCTCTAAGGGCTGTTGTGTAAGATAATCAGACAAtatactccctttgatggccttttgagtgACAATGTACTCGGTTAAAGCCATTTACCATCGGGCTACTCTACCGGTtagagccggcttctcaaagatgtatttgaaaGGATCCATCTTAGAGATCAACAACGTTGTATGAGTGACCATGTACCGTCTTAAACGTTTGGCAGCCCATGCTagtgcgcaacaagtcttttcaagcatcaAATACCTGCTCTCGTaatcagtgaatttcttgcttaagtagtatattgcatgctcttttaTACCAGTCTCATCATGTTGTCCGAGAACACATCCCATAGATCCTTTAAGAATAATGAGATACACGATTAATGGTCTACCAGGTACAGGAGGCGTTAACACAGGAGGTTCTTTCAAATACTCCTTTATTTTCTCAAATGCGTCTTGGCAATAATTGTTCCAAATGATGGCTTGATCCTTtcgaagaagtttgaagattggATCATAAGTGGCAgtgaggtgagatatgaacctagcaatgtagttcaacctacCTAGGAATCCTCGAACTTCCTTCtcggttttgggtgcaggcataACTTATATGGTCTTTACTTTCTCGGGATCTACTTCAGTGCCACCTTGGCTGACGATAAAACCTAGCAATTTTccggatcttaccccaaatgtgcatttgttggGATTAAGTATCAATTTAAACTTCCTTAGCCTCTCAAACAACTTTTCTAGATTGACAAGGTGTGCCTCTTCGGTTTGAGACTTGGCTATCATGTCTTCGACGTAGATCTCAATCTCTTTGTGGATTATATCGTGAAAGAGAGTGACCATGGCTCGTTGGTATGTGGCGCCGATGTTCTTCAATCTaaaaggcatcaccttgtagcagaaggtcccccatggtgttatgaaagtggttttctccatatcttcttCAGCCATGCagatctggttataaccggagaaaccatccataaaagagaaaacaGAGAACTGGGCGGTATTGTCTACTAGCACGTCAATGTGTGGtagtggaaagtcgtctttgggacttgctctatttagatctctataatctacgcacattctcactttgccatccttcttaggtacaggcacaatgTTAGCTATCCATTAAGGATAATTGGAAACCACTAGGAAGCCAGTGTTGAGCTATTTTTGTACCTCCTCCTTGATCTTCATAGCCATATTGGGACGAGTCCTTCGTAGCTTTTTCTTTACTAGAAAGCATTCTTTTTTAAGAGGGAAATGGTGGATCACAATGTCAGTATCAAGGGCGGacatgtcttggtatgaccatgcaaacacatccTTGTACTCCTTCAAGAGTTCGATCAATTTTATCTTTACCTCGTCTTGTAGAGCAGAGCCGACTCAGACTTCTTTTGCTTCCTCGTCTGTCCCAAGGTTAATAACTTCCACTGATTCTTCGTGCGGCTGAATGACCTTTTCCTCTTGCTTGAGCAACCTtgccaattctttggggagttcgGCCTCTTCCTCACACTCTTCATCGGCTTGATTAATCGGGTTATCAAAGTCATATGAGACTGTAGCAGAATTATCATTGGTGGTTGTCGAGGATGATCTGCATGATTTAAGGTTCACAAATTTTATTGATATGAAAGAAAGGAtgatttgaaaaaaaaaattaaaaaaaaaattccattttgaaaaaggtgaaataaataaatgaaagacaaggatctcaaaattgattgcgaacatgaacctttttcattaatgattaataagggaatttgatgaggccctacaaatgaCTCCCCCATGCCATGGGCTCGACATGGGTTCTTTTTTTGATAAAAGGGAAAGAAAACAACATTGGGAATTACATTTTAATCAGGGTCACTTTAGGTATTTCAATCTCCGCCCATTTGGTGACACCCTTTCTATTAGTCTTTGTGAAGATCAATCCGATATCTTATTCTTCGTCTTCTTCCATGGCACAGATACGGTTGCCATCAAGGTATTCGGCGCTTGAGAAGTTTTCGGATAGCGAGAGCAATGATCCCCTTGTAGCTATCGGCGCGGGCTCTTCAAATTCTGGGAGTTGTATCCTAAATCGGTTTGCAGGAAGTTCAAGCAATCTTCCCAATCCTTGGGGATGTCCATCCTTTATGATTTTTAGGGCGTCTTTAAGAGATGCCATTGGAGATTCGGCATCTTTTGATTCATCCTTTGCTGGGCAGACCATTTCAACATTGATAACTTCAAAAGATTGGAACGGGACTTCCCTCA is a window of Lathyrus oleraceus cultivar Zhongwan6 chromosome 6, CAAS_Psat_ZW6_1.0, whole genome shotgun sequence DNA encoding:
- the LOC127095053 gene encoding uncharacterized protein LOC127095053, whose amino-acid sequence is MALTEYIVTQKAIKGSILSDYLTQQPLEDYQSMRFEFPNKDIMLIMDCNIPGPEEGPEPGSRWTLVFDGASNAHGNGVGVVITSPTNFHRPFTARLCFECTNNMAECKACIFGIKAAIDLRIKILEVYRDSALVISQVKGDWDTRDHKLIRYKEHDLKLVPYFDEITFHHIPREENQLAKALATLASMFKVKWKNEASSFHLNYLDKPAYYLAAEDKADGHPWFYDIMKFLENQEYHTDASITDKKYLRKLSSKFFLSEGWEHYGKENLKVRLLLDDYGD